GCCCATGGTGGGCAGATCAGGATCGGCGAATGGTGTTATGTCGGCGAGGGGACGCGGATCTGGTCCGCCGCCTCCATCGAGATTGGAAACCGGGTTCTGATCTCCCATTCGGCGAATGTATTCGACAGTCTGACTCATCCGATCGGGGCGGCCGCGCGACACGAACAGGTCCGACAGATATTCACGAGCGGTCATCCGCGTGAGCTTTCGCTCGACGAAGCCCCGGTTCGGATCTGCGATGATGCCTGGGTTGGCGCGGGTGCGATGGTGCTACGCGGCGTAACGGTTGGCGAGGGGGCAGTGGTAGCGGCCGGCGCGGTCGTCACCAAGGACGTGCCGGCCTTCTCGATCGTGGCCGGAAACCCGGCGGTGCTGGTCAGGGAGCTCCGGCCCGATGAGCGGTAACGGGAAGTTCACGACTTGGGAGGAAGCCGTGGTCTGGCTGCGCAATCAGCCGGATCAGGGCCAGCTCGTGCGTGACGCCTTCTACGATGATCCGCTGGCCGCGGCTGCCGAGCGCTATTTTCGAAGCTCCGAGTGGCAGGCGATTGCGGCGCTGCTGTCCGGCCGCTCCGGCACGGCGCTCGACGTCGGTGCCGGTCGCGGCATTGCGAGCTACGCGCTGGCTCGCAGCGGATTTGAGGTAACTGCCCTCGAGCCCGATGGCAGCGCGATCGTCGGTGCGGCGGCGATCCGCGATCTGGCGGCCGAGACAAAGCTGCCGATCCACGTGGTCGAGGAATTCTCGGAGCGCCTGCCGTTCGCGGACGAAACATTCGATCTCGTATTTGCGCGCGCGGTGCTGCATCATATGCGCGACCTCGACGGCGCCTGCCGCGAGATGTTTCGTGTGCTTCGCCCCGGCGGGATGCTGATCGCCGCGCGGGAGCATGTGATCAGCAAGGAAAGCGATCTTCAGCAGTTCCTCGATCAGCACCCGCTGCATCGCCTTTACGGCGGCGAGCATGCCTACCTGCTCAACCGTTATACCGGCGCGCTGAAATCGGCCGGCTTTGCGGCTGTCGAGACGCTGGCTCCGCTGCAAAGTCCCATCAATCTGTTTCCCTACACAATGGAGACGCTGCGATCCGCGGTTGTCGAAAGGCTGACGTTGAAGATTCCAGCCGGTCCGCTGTGGCGCGCGGCCTTTGCTTCGCAGCGCGTCTTCGTATCGCTGCTTTCGCTGGCCAAGAGCTTTGACCGTCGGCCTGGCCGGCTCTATTCGTTCGTTTGTCACAAGGTTTAGATCATGTCCGCGTGGGTCACCGGTGCGAACGGGTTCATCGGCCGTCATCTCGTTCGCGAGCTGGCAGGCGCCGGGCGTGCAGTTCATGGCCTTGGTCACGGCGCGCTCGATGCAGCCGATGCGCGCGCCCTCGGCTTGCAGACGTGGATCAATGGCGAGGTTGACGCGGCCAACCTGAGCGCGCTCGCCGCTGCGCGCGGGTTGCCGTCGCAGGTCTTCCATCTAGCGGGTGGATCGTCGGTCGGGCCGTCGATCGCGCGCCCGTTCGAGGACTTTTCGCGGACGGTGACGAGCACGGCACGCCTGCTCGAATGGCTTCGAAGCTCTGCACCGGCGTGCCGTCTGGTGGTCGCGTCGAGCGCGGCGGTCTACGGTTCGGAGCATGCCGGTCCGATTCCCGAAAGCGCCGCACTCGCGCCGATGTCGCCCTATGGTCATCACAAGCTGATGATGGAGCAGCTGTGCCGGAGCTATGCGCAGAGTTTCGGCATTCGCTGCACCGTCGTGCGGTTGTTCTCGGTCTACGGTCCGAACCTTCGCAAGCAACTGCTCTGGGACATCTGCTCACGGCTGAGCAGCGATGAACGGTCTCTCGATCTGGGAGGGACCGGGGCCGAGATAAGGGACTGGACCGACGTCCGCGATGTCGTTCGCTTGCTGGCCCGCGTTGCGGAGGAGGTGCACCAGGATGAATTCCGGCCGATCAATGGCGGCTCGGGACGCGGCACGAGCGTCGCCGATATTGCCGAAGGCCTGATCCGGAATTGGGGAAGCAACACCGTCGTTCGTTATTCCGGCGTGGCGCGGCCGGGCGACCCGGTCAGCCTGCTGGCGGATGACGGGCGTTTGCGCGAGATGAATTTCGACTGGCGCCTGCCGCTGGAGCGCGGTCTCGCCGATTACGTCGAATGGTTCAGGGGCCCGGGCCGTGCCTAAGCGCGCACCGCTGCGGATTGCGTTCACCAACGTCCCGCGACGCCTATGGGCGGGCGGTTACAACTATCAACGCAATCTGTTCGAGGTGCTCAACCGGCATTCTCCGGGGATGGTGGTCCCTGTGCTGTTTGCCGGAGCGGCGGACGATCCCGATGAGATCGCGGCCTTGGCCAGCATTCCCGGCGTCGAGGTCGTGCGCTCGCCGGTGTTCGATCACGGCGCGACCGGACTTGCCCGCACGACGGATCTCGCTCGAGCGATCGTCTTTGGCTTGGACGCGCCTGCCGTTGCCGAATTCAAGGCCAACGGGATCGACATGGTGTTCGAATCCGCGCGCTTCTTTGGCTGGCGCCTGCCATTTCCGGCAGTCGCATGGTTCCCGGATTTTCAGCATCGCCTGCTTCCCCATCTTTTCTCCAGGGCCGCCTATTGGCGGCGTGATCTCGGCTTTCGGGCTCAGATCGCGTCTGGTCGGCACATCATGCTGAGCAGCGCCAGCGCGCTCGGCGATCTCAGGAAGTTCTATCCGGGCAGTTCGAACGGCGTCTCGGTCGTTCGATTTGCGAGCGAGCCCCCTGTCGGACTGCTCACCACGGATCCGTCTGACGTGATCGCCCGCTATGATCTTCCGCGACGCTATTTCTATCTGCCCAACCAGTTCTGGCGGCACAAGAATCACCAGCTCGTGGTCGATGCGCTCGATCTGCTGAAGTCTCGGGGGCGCGACGTCGTCGTCGCGGCCTCTGGAAATACGGAGGACTTCCGCGAGTCCGGCCTTTTCGACAAGACCATGAGCGAGGTCAGCTCGCGCGGGCTGGAGCCGAACTTCAAGCATCTCGGATTGATTCCCCTGGATCATGTCTATGCCCTCCTGCGTGCATCGATGGCGCTCATCAATCCTTCGGAATGCGAGGGGTGGAGCACGACTGTCGAGGAAGCGAAGTCGTTCGGTGTCCCGATGATTCTGTCCGACATCGATGTCCATCGCGAACAGACCGGGGGTAGCGCGCGATACTTCGGCATCCGAGACGCCGCGGCGCTGGCCGATCAAATGTTGCAGGTTGCGGAAACGGCCGAGGCTGCGACCGTCCGCAATCTGTTGCCGAACCTCGAGCAGCGCGTCGAGGCGTTCGTTGCGGATTTCATCCGGCTGACTCGGGACGTGATGGAGTCACGGGCCGGCTGAGCGCGCGGCCCGACTAGACCTTCGGTGCAAAGATACTCCGAGGCACCACATACCAGAGCAGGAACATAAGGGCCGTTCCGTGCGTGAGGAGCGCGACCGTAAGCGGCACGTTGAGCAGAACGTGGGGCAACGTTCCGGCGGAGATCAGTACGAGGCGGGGCGGCAGCCCCGCCGACGTCCGATTGCCAACCGCGAGCACCAGGCCGGATGCGAGCGCGGTCAGAGGCGCAAGATACGGTCCGACGGAGGCAATGCCCTCAGTCGCAAACAGCGATGCATTGACTTGCCCGAAACCGTAGGTGTTCTGCATCACCACCGCCAGCGGTTCGTCGTAGGGACAATGCACCAGCGGCTTGAGGACGGAGATCTGGCAGAACCAGGTCAGCGGGTGGTTCGCGAAGAAGTGGTTGTAGAGGTCGAGCGCGCCTGATGCCGT
The nucleotide sequence above comes from Bradyrhizobium sp. NDS-1. Encoded proteins:
- a CDS encoding acyltransferase gives rise to the protein MNLNFLIQRFTGRNVDYMVQRMVGRATCRLGAGAVLGADARMRNIYGDTDKIDIGAQSRIFGELMTFAHGGQIRIGEWCYVGEGTRIWSAASIEIGNRVLISHSANVFDSLTHPIGAAARHEQVRQIFTSGHPRELSLDEAPVRICDDAWVGAGAMVLRGVTVGEGAVVAAGAVVTKDVPAFSIVAGNPAVLVRELRPDER
- a CDS encoding class I SAM-dependent methyltransferase; the encoded protein is MSGNGKFTTWEEAVVWLRNQPDQGQLVRDAFYDDPLAAAAERYFRSSEWQAIAALLSGRSGTALDVGAGRGIASYALARSGFEVTALEPDGSAIVGAAAIRDLAAETKLPIHVVEEFSERLPFADETFDLVFARAVLHHMRDLDGACREMFRVLRPGGMLIAAREHVISKESDLQQFLDQHPLHRLYGGEHAYLLNRYTGALKSAGFAAVETLAPLQSPINLFPYTMETLRSAVVERLTLKIPAGPLWRAAFASQRVFVSLLSLAKSFDRRPGRLYSFVCHKV
- a CDS encoding NAD-dependent epimerase/dehydratase family protein, which gives rise to MSAWVTGANGFIGRHLVRELAGAGRAVHGLGHGALDAADARALGLQTWINGEVDAANLSALAAARGLPSQVFHLAGGSSVGPSIARPFEDFSRTVTSTARLLEWLRSSAPACRLVVASSAAVYGSEHAGPIPESAALAPMSPYGHHKLMMEQLCRSYAQSFGIRCTVVRLFSVYGPNLRKQLLWDICSRLSSDERSLDLGGTGAEIRDWTDVRDVVRLLARVAEEVHQDEFRPINGGSGRGTSVADIAEGLIRNWGSNTVVRYSGVARPGDPVSLLADDGRLREMNFDWRLPLERGLADYVEWFRGPGRA
- a CDS encoding glycosyltransferase family 4 protein, whose translation is MPKRAPLRIAFTNVPRRLWAGGYNYQRNLFEVLNRHSPGMVVPVLFAGAADDPDEIAALASIPGVEVVRSPVFDHGATGLARTTDLARAIVFGLDAPAVAEFKANGIDMVFESARFFGWRLPFPAVAWFPDFQHRLLPHLFSRAAYWRRDLGFRAQIASGRHIMLSSASALGDLRKFYPGSSNGVSVVRFASEPPVGLLTTDPSDVIARYDLPRRYFYLPNQFWRHKNHQLVVDALDLLKSRGRDVVVAASGNTEDFRESGLFDKTMSEVSSRGLEPNFKHLGLIPLDHVYALLRASMALINPSECEGWSTTVEEAKSFGVPMILSDIDVHREQTGGSARYFGIRDAAALADQMLQVAETAEAATVRNLLPNLEQRVEAFVADFIRLTRDVMESRAG